In Paralichthys olivaceus isolate ysfri-2021 chromosome 13, ASM2471397v2, whole genome shotgun sequence, the following are encoded in one genomic region:
- the pabpc1a gene encoding polyadenylate-binding protein 1A, which yields MNPSAPSYPMASLYVGDLHPDVTEAMLYEKFSPAGPILSIRVCRDMITRRSLGYAYVNFQQPADAERALDTMNFDVIKGRPLRIMWSQRDPSLRKSGVGNIFIKNLDKSIDNKALYDTFSAFGNILSCKVVCDENGSKGYGFVHFETHEAAERAIEKMNGMLLNDRKVFVGRFKSRKEREAELGARAREFTNVYIKNFGEDMDDEKLKELFGKYGPALSIRVMTDESGKSKGFGFVSFERHEDAQKAVDDMNGKEMNGRQVYVGRAQKKGERQNELKRKFEQMKQDRMTRYQGVNLYVKNLDDGLDDERLRKEFSPFGTITSAKVMMEGGRSKGFGFVCFSSPEEATKAVTEMNGRIVATKPLYVALAQRKEERQAHLTNQYMQRMATVRAVPNPVLNPYQPAPPSGYFMAAIPQAQNRAAYYSANQLAQLRPSPRWATQGARPPHFQNMPSAMRPSAPRPQPFNTIRPTTTTNTQVPRMMASQRMPNQALSQRPASASATAAPVRAMPQYKYAAGVRNPQQHMASQPQVTMQQPAVHVQGQEPLTASMLAAAPPQEQKQMLGERLFPLIQNMHPSLAGKITGMLLEIDNSELLHMLESPESLRSKVDEAVAVLQAHQAKEAAQKSTTPAGVPSV from the exons ATGAATCCCAGCGCGCCCAGCTACCCAATGGCCTCCCTCTATGTGGGAGACCTGCACCCAGATGTTACCGAGGCGATGCTCTACGAGAAATTCAGCCCGGCTGGACCCATCCTGTCCATCAGAGTGTGCAGAGACATGATCACCCGCCGATCCCTCGGCTATGCCTATGTCAACTTCCAGCAGCCAGCAGATG CTGAGCGAGCACTGGACACCATGAATTTTGATGTGATCAAAGGCAGACCACTCCGCATCATGTGGTCTCAGCGTGACCCCTCCCTGAGGAAGAGTGGAGTGGGCAACATCTTCATCAAGAACCTGGACAAGTCCATTGATAACAAGGCGCTCTATGACACCTTCTCTGCATTTGGAAATATCCTTTCCTGCAAG GTGGTTTGTGATGAAAATGGCTCAAAGGGTTACGGCTTTGTGCACTTTGAGACCCACGAGGCTGCTGAGCGGGCCATTGAGAAAATGAATGGCATGTTGCTCAATGACAGAAAAGT ATTTGTTGGACGCTTTAAATCCCGTAAAGAAAGGGAGGCTGAGCTTGGAGCACGTGCCAGAGAGTTCACCAACGTTTACATCAAGAACTTCGGGGAGGACATGGATGATGAGAAGCTAAAGGAGTTGTTTGGCAAATATG GTCCAGCACTCAGTATCCGGGTTATGACTGATGAAAGTGGCAAATCCAAGGGATTTGGCTTTGTTAGTTTCGAGAGACACGAAGATGCACAAAAG GCTGTGGATGACATGAACGGCAAAGAAATGAATGGCAGGCAAGTGTATGTGGGCCGTGCACAGAAGAAAGGGGAGCGCCAGAACGAACTCAAGCGCAAATTTGAGCAGATGAAACAAGATCGCATGACCAGATACCAG GGTGTCAATCTGTATGTGAAAAACCTGGATGATGGTCTGGATGACGAGCGTCTGCGTAAAGAGTTCTCTCCATTTGGAACCATAACAAGCGCCAAG GTGATGATGGAGGGTGGTCGCAGCAAAGGCTTTGGATTTGTGTGCTTCTCTTCCCCAGAAGAGGCAACTAAAGCTGTAACGGAGATGAATGGTCGAATTGTTGCAACAAAGCCACTGTATGTGGCCCTGGCCCAGCGTAAAGAAGAGCGTCAAGCCCATCTAACCAATCAGTACATGCAGAGGATGGCCACTGTCCGTGCTGTGCCCAACCCTGTCCTCAACCCTTACCAGCCTGCCCCACCCTCAGGCTATTTCATGGCTGCTATACCTCAG GCCCAGAACCGTGCTGCTTACTACTCTGCCAACCAGCTGGCACAGCTCCGCCCAAGCCCCCGTTGGGCCACTCAGGGAGCGCGTCCTCCGC ACTTCCAAAATATGCCCAGTGCCATGCGCCCATCAGCTCCCAGGCCACAGCCTTTTAACACCATCCGTCCCACCACTACCACCAACACTCAGGTGCCACGCATGATGGCTTCTCAGCGTATGC CCAACCAGGCCCTCAGCCAGCGCCCTGCCAGTGCTTCAGCCACTGCTGCCCCAGTGCGTGCCATGCCCCAGTATAAATATGCTGCCGGTGTGCGCAACCCCCAGCAGCATATGGCGTCCCAGCCACAGGTCACCATGCAACAG CCCGCTGTCCATGTCCAAGGACAGGAGCCCCTGACTGCCTCCATGCTGGCTGCTGCCCCTCCTCAGGAACAGAAGCAGATGCTTG GTGAGCGTCTGTTCCCCCTGATCCAGAACATGCACCCCAGCCTGGCGGGCAAGATCACTGGTATGCTACTGGAGATCGACAACTCGGAGCTTCTTCACATGCTCGAGTCACCCGAGTCACTTCGCTCGAAG GTGGATGAGGCTGTTGCTGTGCTTCAGGCCCACCAGGCCAAGGAGGCTGCTCAGAAGTCCACCACCCCTGCTGGTGTTCCCAGTGTCTAA
- the LOC109632138 gene encoding E3 ubiquitin-protein ligase RNF19A — translation MSLQKHQLMSGRSGGVMGSDRDLQSTASSISLPSVKKAPKKRRLSLTSLFRRRGREPKSGRQRSRELQQPGPGSLGGVDGIASIESIHSEMCNEKNSAFLYVAGTGAASAAVAAAAATTSSASGPSSSTSSSSSSSSRVGGGVGAELLECPLCLLRHSRENFPDIMTCHHRSCIDCLRQYLRIEISESRVNISCPECSERFNPHDIRMILSDRALMEKYEEFMLRRWLVADPDCRWCPAPDCGYAVIAFGCASCPKITCGREGCGTEFCYHCKQLWHPNQTCDAARQQRAQSLHLRTVRSSSLSYSQESGAAADDIKPCPRCAAYIIKMNDGSCNHMTCAVCGCEFCWLCMKEISDLHYLSPSGCTFWGKKPWSRKKKILWQLGTLVGAPVGIALIAGIAIPAMIIGIPVYVGRKIHNRYEGKDISNHKRNLVIAGGVTLSVIVSPVVAAVTVGIGVPIMLAYVYGVVPISLCRSGGCGVSAGNGKGVRIEFDDENDMNVGSGAAATDTTSVADTRNNPSIGEGSVGGLTGSLSASGSHMDRLGAIRDNLSETASTMALAGASITGSLSGSAMVNYLNRLEVQADVQKERCSLSGESGTVSLGTISDNASTKAMAGSILNTYMPLDRDGNSMEVQVDIESKPSKRRHHSGSSSVDDGSHVGRCGWTCPSNGCTSSEGKGTSTKCAKEASCCSSTSCGGKKSKGKLRKKGCGGTKINETREDMDAQLLEQRSTNSSEFDSPSLSGSLPSVADSHSSHFSEFSCSDLESMKTSCSHGSGGGDYHTRFATVSPLPEVENDRLETCPTSSSFSSQEHGAVITPHSPTSTSSSLGHGAELSPLCFITEENVNLVCPAELDSKTGEQLKETNNNNQHRPQQTQQQPKSSCIQTEI, via the exons ATGAGCCTACAGAAGCACCAGCTGATGAGTGGTCGTAGTGGTGGGGTGATGGGTTCAGACCGGGACCTGCAATCCACTGCTTCCTCCATCTCCCTGCCGTCTGTGAAAAAGGCCCCTAAGAAAAGGCGCCTCTCTTTGACGTCTCTTTTCAGACGACGAGGAAGGGAGCCCAAATCAGGACGCCAGAGGTCCAGAGAGCTCCAGCAACCTGGACCTGGTAGCCTTGGAGGGGTGGATGGCATCGCCAGCATCGAGAGCATCCACTCTGAGATGTGTAATGAGAAGAACTCTGCCTTCCTCTATGTTGCTGGGACCGgagctgcctctgctgctgttgctgctgctgctgccaccaccTCATCTGCCTCTGGGCcttcttcctctacctcctcctcctcttcttcctcctccagggtAGGGGGTGGGGTCGGAGCAGAGCTACTGGAGTGCCCGCTGTGCCTTCTGCGCCACTCAAGGGAGAACTTCCCTGACATCATGACCTGTCACCACCGCTCCTGCATCGACTGCCTGCGCCAGTACCTGCGTATTGAGATCTCAGAGTCACGGGTCAACATCAGCTGCCCAGAGTGCTCAGAGCGCTTCAACCCGCATGACATCCGCATGATATTGAGTGATCGGGCACTCATGGAGAAATATGAGGAGTTCATGCTGAGGAGGTGGCTGGTGGCTGACCCTGACTGCCGCTGGTGCCCTGCACCGGACTGTGG ATATGCAGTGATAGCCTTCGGCTGTGCCAGCTGTCCTAAGATCACGTGCGGCAGGGAGGGCTGTGGTACTGAGTTCTGTTACCACTGTAAGCAGCTGTGGCATCCCAACCAAACCTGTGATGCAGCACGGCAGCAGAGAGCCCAAAGCCTGCACCTGAGGACCGTCCGCTCATCCTCCCTCAGCTATAGTCAAGAGAGTGGAGCTGCAG CTGATGACATCAAGCCATGTCCACGTTGTGCTGCTTACATCATCAAGATGAATGACGGAAGCTGTAACCACATGACCTGTGCCGTTTGCGGCTGTGAGTTCTGTTGGCTCTGTATGAAGGAAATCTCAGACCTGCACTACCTGAG tccATCAGGTTGTACTTTCTGGGGAAAGAAGCCatggagcaggaagaagaagatccTGTGGCAACTGGGAACACTTGTGGGGGCCCCTGTCGGCATCGCACTCATCGCTGGCATTGCTATTCCTGCCATGATTATCGGCATCCCTGTTTATGTGGGAAGGAAG ATCCATAACCGCTACGAAGGCAAAGATATTTCTAACCACAAGAGGAACCTGGTGATCGCTGGTGGGGTGACGCTCTCCGTCATTGTGTCACCAGTGGTAGCTGCAGTCACCGTCG GCATCGGCGTTCCCATCATGCTAGCGTATGTCTATGGTGTGGTGCCCATCTCTCTGTGCCGTAGCGGAGGTTGTGGCGTCTCAGCTGGGAATGGCAAAGGAGTTCGCATAGAatttgatgatgaaaatgacATGAATGTTGGCAGTGGGGCAGCTGCCACTG ACACTACATCAGTGGCAGACACAAGGAATAACCCCAGTATAGGTGAGGGCAGTGTTGGGGGGTTGACGGGCAGCTTGAGTGCCAGTGGCAGCCACATGGACCGTCTTGGCGCCATCAGGGACAACCTGAGTGAGACTGCCTCCACCATGGCCTTGGCTGGAGCGAGCATCACTGGCAGCCTATCAGGCAGTGCTATGGTCAACTACCTGAACAG GCTGGAGGTGCAGGCTGATGTGCAGAAGGAACGCTGCAGTCTCAGTGGTGAATCTGGCACCGTCAGCCTGGGTACAATCAGTGACAATGCTAGCACCAAAGCAATGGCTGGATCCATTCTCAACACCTACATGCCCCTAGACAG AGATGGGAACAGTATGGAGGTCCAGGTTGACATTGAATCCAAACCCAGCAAACGACGGCAccacagcggcagcagcagtgttgATGACGGTAGCCACGTTGGCCGCTGTGGCTGGACCTGCCCCTCTAATGGCTGCACCTCCTCAGAAGGCAAAGGAACCTCCACCAAGTGTGCCAAAGAAGCCTCTTGCTGCTCCTCCACCAGCTGCGGGGGCAAAAAGAGTAAAGGCAAGCTACGCAAGAAAGGCTGCGGAGGCACAAAGATCAACGAGACACGGGAGGACATGGATgctcagctgctggagcagcGCAGCACCAACTCCTCCGAGTTCGACTCTCCTTCACTGAGCGGCAGCCTGCCCTCGGTGGCTGACTCCCACTCAAGCCACTTCTCTGAGTTCAGTTGCTCCGATCTGGAAAGCATGAAGACGTCCTGTAGTCACGGCTCCGGTGGAGGCGACTACCACACGCGCTTTGCCACCGTCAGCCCCTTACCTGAGGTGGAGAACGACCGTCTGGAGACCTGCCCCACTTCTTCATCATTCTCATCCCAGGAACATGGAGCTGTGATCACCCCCCACTCCCCCacatccacctcctcttccctgGGCCACGGTGCAGAGCTCTCGCCCCTCTGCTTCATCACAGAAGAGAATGTGAACCTGGTTTGTCCGGCTGAGCTGGACAGCAAAACTGGAGAGCAGCTTAAAgaaaccaacaacaacaaccaacacCGACCGCAACAAACCCAACAGCAGCCCAAGAGCTCCTGTATACAGACTGAAATCTAA